In one window of Chryseobacterium sp. JV274 DNA:
- a CDS encoding DNA gyrase/topoisomerase IV subunit A — protein MTTEEYSHEGESLKKVSGLYKDWFLDYASYVILDRAIPSVYDGLKPVQRRIMHSMRELEDGRYNKVANIVGNTMKYHPHGDASITDAMVQVGQKELLIDTQGNWGNIYTGDSAAAARYIEARLTPFALEVVFNPKTTEWTKSYDGRNNEPVDLPVKFPLLLAQGVEGIGVGLSTKILPHNFNELINASVAYLKGKRFELYPDFLTAGYLDVSEYNDGHRGGKVRARAKITQTDKHTLVISELPYSKTTTDLIDSILKANEKGKIKIKKIEDNTSDKVEILIHIHNDVSPDKTIDALYAFTDCQVTISPNACVIVGDKPMFMNVSDILKMNTDHTVSLLKKELEIELHELQESWHFSSLERIFIENRIYHDIEEVKTWEDVLKTIDAGLKPHTKHLLRAVTEEDILKLTEIRIKRISRFDLDKFKENIASLEGKIEQVKYHLANLIAYAIDYYLNIQKKYGKEKQRKTELRIFDTIDATKVAVANEKFYANFEEGFIGTSLRKDQYLFDCSDIDDIIIFRKDGSMKVVKVEAKTFVGKDILHVAIWKKNDKRTVYNMIYREGREGPYYMKRFSVTGVTRNTDYPLASDKKGSETLYFSANPNGEAETVTVLLKPNPRIRKNKMEINFSELAIKGRDSKGNLVTKYAVKKVDMKEEGVSTLAPRKIWFDDTVRRLNADVRGTLLGSFKGDDKILTINTNGEVKLVSFDLGNRFDDEYLVLEKWRPAQPITCIYYDGEKDIYFIKRFLLENTVNVQTFMPSEHPKSFIENVIVANDVTAEIIFAKDKGKEREAETINIDEFIAVKGIKAIGNQFTKFKVKAINITIPEPVEEESEIYEEPEPTGDTDEDGGIIGDLFQGDGNSENE, from the coding sequence ATGACGACAGAAGAATATTCGCATGAGGGTGAAAGTTTAAAGAAGGTTTCCGGTCTGTATAAAGACTGGTTTCTGGATTATGCTTCCTATGTAATTTTGGACAGAGCTATCCCTTCGGTGTATGACGGTTTAAAACCCGTTCAGCGAAGAATTATGCATTCTATGCGGGAACTGGAAGACGGCCGTTACAATAAAGTGGCGAACATCGTGGGAAATACCATGAAATACCACCCACACGGAGATGCTTCCATTACAGATGCCATGGTGCAGGTAGGGCAGAAAGAACTGCTGATAGATACTCAGGGAAACTGGGGGAATATTTATACAGGAGACTCTGCGGCTGCGGCAAGATATATTGAAGCAAGGCTGACTCCTTTTGCGCTGGAAGTAGTCTTTAATCCTAAAACTACAGAATGGACCAAATCTTACGACGGAAGAAATAATGAACCTGTAGACCTGCCGGTAAAATTTCCCTTGCTTCTTGCACAGGGAGTAGAAGGTATTGGAGTAGGGCTTTCCACAAAAATACTTCCGCATAACTTCAATGAGCTTATCAACGCATCAGTAGCTTATCTGAAAGGAAAGAGATTTGAGCTGTATCCGGACTTTTTAACAGCCGGTTATCTGGATGTTTCAGAATATAATGACGGGCACAGAGGAGGAAAAGTAAGAGCCAGAGCCAAAATTACCCAAACGGATAAACATACATTGGTGATTTCCGAACTTCCTTACTCGAAAACGACAACTGACCTTATTGATTCTATCTTAAAGGCCAATGAGAAAGGGAAAATCAAAATTAAAAAGATTGAGGATAATACTTCAGATAAAGTAGAAATCCTGATTCATATCCATAATGATGTTTCACCGGATAAAACAATTGATGCCCTGTATGCATTCACGGACTGTCAGGTGACAATCTCTCCGAACGCCTGTGTGATTGTAGGTGACAAACCTATGTTCATGAATGTTTCCGATATCCTGAAAATGAATACGGACCATACGGTGTCATTATTGAAGAAGGAACTTGAAATTGAACTTCACGAACTTCAGGAAAGCTGGCATTTCTCTTCACTGGAAAGAATTTTTATTGAAAATAGAATCTATCACGATATTGAAGAGGTGAAAACCTGGGAAGATGTGTTAAAGACGATTGATGCCGGATTAAAACCACATACCAAACATCTTTTAAGAGCGGTTACTGAAGAGGATATCTTAAAACTGACTGAAATCAGAATCAAGAGAATTTCAAGATTCGATTTAGATAAATTTAAAGAAAATATTGCATCACTGGAAGGTAAAATAGAACAGGTGAAATATCACCTGGCCAACCTGATCGCTTATGCCATCGATTATTATTTAAATATTCAGAAAAAGTACGGTAAAGAGAAACAGAGAAAGACAGAGCTTAGAATTTTTGATACCATTGATGCTACAAAAGTAGCGGTGGCTAATGAAAAGTTCTATGCCAATTTTGAAGAAGGCTTTATCGGAACATCCCTGAGGAAAGACCAGTATCTGTTCGATTGCTCTGACATTGATGATATCATTATTTTCAGAAAAGACGGAAGCATGAAAGTGGTAAAAGTAGAGGCGAAAACGTTTGTTGGAAAAGATATCCTGCACGTTGCCATCTGGAAGAAAAATGATAAAAGAACAGTGTATAATATGATCTACCGGGAGGGAAGAGAAGGACCATATTATATGAAACGTTTCTCGGTAACCGGAGTGACAAGAAATACAGATTATCCGTTAGCTTCAGATAAAAAAGGTTCCGAAACACTGTATTTTTCGGCAAATCCTAATGGTGAAGCAGAAACAGTAACAGTGCTTTTAAAGCCAAATCCAAGAATCAGAAAGAACAAAATGGAGATCAATTTCTCCGAACTTGCCATCAAAGGACGTGATTCCAAAGGAAACCTGGTGACAAAATATGCGGTAAAGAAAGTAGATATGAAGGAAGAAGGAGTTTCTACTCTGGCACCTAGAAAAATCTGGTTTGATGATACGGTAAGAAGACTGAACGCTGATGTAAGAGGAACATTACTTGGAAGTTTCAAAGGGGATGACAAAATTCTGACTATCAATACAAACGGTGAAGTAAAGCTTGTTTCTTTTGATTTGGGTAACCGTTTTGATGATGAATATCTGGTTTTGGAAAAATGGAGACCTGCACAACCTATTACCTGTATTTATTATGATGGAGAAAAAGATATTTACTTCATCAAGAGATTCTTACTGGAAAATACGGTAAACGTACAGACCTTCATGCCATCTGAACACCCGAAATCATTTATTGAAAATGTAATCGTTGCCAATGATGTAACTGCAGAAATTATTTTCGCGAAAGATAAAGGCAAAGAACGTGAAGCTGAAACAATAAACATTGATGAATTTATTGCCGTAAAAGGAATAAAAGCAATCGGAAATCAATTTACAAAGTTTAAAGTAAAAGCAATTAATATCACCATTCCTGAACCTGTGGAAGAAGAATCGGAGATTTATGAAGAGCCGGAACCTACAGGAGACACAGATGAAGACGGAGGAATTATAGGAGATCTGTTTCAGGGTGACGGGAATAGCGAAAATGAATAG
- a CDS encoding DNA topoisomerase IV subunit B, with translation MSQEINPTYSEDNIRTLDWQEHIRLRPGMYIGKLGDGSSADDGIYILLKEILDNSIDEFRMRSGKRIEIKVDDGKVTIRDFGRGIPLGKVVDAVSKMNTGGKYDSKAFKKSVGLNGVGTKAVNALSEYFRVRSFRDGKMKAAEFSQGLIKENFEEKETSDRNGTEISFIPDGDIFLHFKYRKEYIERMLRNYAYLNPGLKILFNGETYFSENGLKDLLEEELESETLYPIVHLKDDDIEVAITHTDKSQMETYFSFVNGQNTTQGGTHLNAFREAYVKTIREFFNKSFEASDIRKSIIAAISINVEEPVFESQTKTKLGSNDMGPNGPTVRTFIIDFLKSKLDNFLHKNPEIAEAIQRKILISERERKELSGIQKLARERAKKVSLHNKKLRDCRQHYNDQKAERKGDTQIFITEGDSASGSITKSRDVETQAVFSLKGKPLNCYGLTKKVVYENEEFNLLQAALNIEESLEDLRYNQVIIATDADVDGMHIRLLMITFFLQFFPDLIKNGHLYILQTPLFRVRNKKETRYCYSEAERVKALNDLGKNPEITRFKGLGEISPDEFKNFIGQDIRLEPVVLGKDQTIEQLLEFYMGKNTPDRQAFILENLVVEDDTDIAKKEILDEVENQKN, from the coding sequence ATGTCACAAGAAATAAATCCAACCTATTCAGAAGATAATATTAGAACCCTCGATTGGCAGGAACATATCCGTCTGCGTCCCGGCATGTACATTGGGAAGCTTGGTGACGGATCTTCCGCGGATGACGGTATTTATATTCTGCTTAAAGAAATCCTGGATAACTCCATTGATGAGTTCAGGATGAGATCAGGTAAAAGAATCGAAATAAAAGTGGATGACGGAAAAGTTACAATTCGTGACTTTGGACGTGGAATCCCATTGGGAAAAGTAGTAGATGCTGTTTCCAAAATGAATACCGGAGGTAAATACGACAGTAAAGCATTTAAAAAATCTGTAGGATTAAATGGGGTAGGTACTAAAGCGGTAAATGCGCTCTCTGAGTATTTCAGAGTACGTTCTTTCCGTGACGGGAAAATGAAAGCCGCAGAATTCTCCCAGGGACTTATCAAAGAGAACTTTGAAGAAAAAGAGACTTCAGACAGAAACGGTACTGAAATTTCTTTCATTCCGGATGGTGATATATTCCTGCATTTCAAATACAGAAAAGAGTATATCGAAAGAATGCTCCGAAATTATGCATACCTGAATCCAGGGCTTAAAATTCTTTTCAACGGAGAGACCTATTTCTCTGAAAATGGTCTTAAAGATCTCCTTGAAGAAGAACTGGAAAGTGAAACCCTTTATCCTATTGTTCATTTAAAAGATGATGATATTGAAGTGGCAATCACCCATACTGACAAATCTCAGATGGAAACCTATTTCTCATTCGTAAACGGACAGAATACCACGCAGGGCGGTACCCACCTTAATGCATTCCGTGAAGCTTATGTGAAGACAATCCGTGAGTTTTTTAATAAAAGTTTTGAAGCTTCTGATATCAGAAAGTCTATCATTGCCGCTATCTCCATCAATGTAGAAGAACCTGTTTTTGAATCCCAGACCAAAACAAAATTAGGATCTAATGATATGGGGCCGAACGGACCTACCGTAAGAACATTTATCATTGATTTTCTAAAAAGTAAACTGGATAATTTCTTACATAAGAACCCGGAAATTGCGGAAGCCATCCAAAGAAAAATATTGATTTCTGAGAGAGAAAGAAAAGAACTTTCCGGAATTCAGAAACTGGCTAGAGAAAGAGCTAAGAAAGTTTCTCTTCACAACAAAAAACTTCGTGACTGCAGACAGCATTATAACGATCAGAAAGCCGAAAGAAAAGGTGATACTCAGATCTTCATTACCGAGGGAGATTCTGCATCAGGATCTATCACAAAATCCAGAGATGTGGAAACACAGGCTGTATTCTCACTGAAAGGTAAACCATTGAACTGCTATGGCCTTACCAAGAAGGTGGTATACGAAAATGAAGAATTTAACCTTCTTCAGGCTGCTTTAAATATTGAAGAAAGTCTGGAAGACCTGAGATACAATCAGGTGATTATTGCAACCGATGCCGATGTTGATGGGATGCACATTCGTTTGCTGATGATTACTTTCTTCCTGCAGTTCTTCCCGGATCTGATTAAAAACGGACACCTTTATATTCTTCAGACTCCTTTATTCAGGGTAAGAAATAAGAAAGAAACAAGATATTGTTATTCAGAAGCTGAAAGAGTAAAAGCATTAAATGATCTTGGGAAAAATCCTGAAATCACACGATTTAAGGGATTAGGAGAAATTTCTCCGGATGAATTCAAGAATTTTATAGGTCAGGATATCAGATTGGAACCTGTGGTATTGGGGAAAGACCAAACCATTGAACAGCTTCTGGAGTTTTATATGGGAAAAAACACTCCGGACAGACAAGCTTTCATTCTTGAAAACCTTGTTGTGGAAGATGATACTGATATCGCTAAAAAAGAAATTCTGGATGAAGTAGAAAATCAGAAAAATTAA
- a CDS encoding histidine kinase — translation MKKIIISCLFFFILLAVSLCNAQIPGMVHYNEGDGLNSSYTYGLNQDENGFIYLGSDTGFFRFDGAEFKQFGSKNGLKNIEILDCFPIPDNEMFIISFLNDFAYLKKGKIINSDRNPELKKIKFTYTTLSHINGNTVYLYEGDNPKNILVYKNEKITTIPIFIHQNASDNYFTFGLNMANGNLYISDRYKKKNLEVYNVFTRKKTVCNISIEKNTMVTRKGDFFILKNGRKIDIYRVYHQFHFKKIASYTAPENIHRLAIDKNSRIWACLENGGVLYFKNPFMETEGLSNPIRLMDGYIIHDVLTDKDNNLWFSTRNNGLFFISDLFFRNYIHFPVKNNSSHITAIAKNGNRIYLGYNEAKGGIYHNGVITDLHLGENSQMENKAILSDGNTIIFGLSRNPVRYNTVTGEKQVLKENVIKNMVPYTSGSALFCTLEGLIAYNHHKGSYEKLMMGNRIYTALPYTQDSIFAGTFKDLYKLNTATKKKRLFLEGYYFTDIKKLSDNLYAGATNLNGIILFNNSRVIKKIMESDGLPTRQIKKIEIENEKVFWASTNYGLSRIEFKDKKLKINNFTHTDGLPSNVVAGCIISGDTVYAGTSKGMGILSIKNLLSQQKSVHKKVIINSVKIGNNLFYDPGQPLEGKTPDNSLTFNVSFPDFASQGQISYQYKVEGLSEDWQTGSSPNITFNSIPPGDYTFKVFGLGYNGRKSYVSTDLHFEIKPAFWQTWWFKLLLVFIGAAALSMLITFYFQKKRNKKLETLYYEKKIAELELQAIKAQINPHFIYNCLNSIHFLLYKKDYYEAENYLNTFSVMIRKTLHYSEKTFMPIKEEAEYLSLYLNMEKLRLKDLFDYKITVSENVNESWTVPSLLIQPFVENAIKHGIANLQDRKGNIEVLFQYTGTALCVIVEDNGVGIGKKLHSNANSFGVKLSEKRIETFRQLFDTNIILEITDLQEKEKRPGTQITLYITPYENQNTGIHH, via the coding sequence GTGAAAAAAATTATAATCTCTTGTTTATTTTTCTTCATTTTACTGGCTGTTTCATTATGTAATGCTCAAATTCCCGGGATGGTACATTATAATGAAGGAGACGGTCTCAACAGCTCATATACCTATGGATTGAATCAGGATGAAAATGGATTCATCTACCTGGGAAGCGACACTGGCTTTTTCAGGTTTGACGGAGCAGAATTTAAGCAGTTCGGAAGTAAAAACGGGCTCAAGAACATTGAGATCCTGGACTGTTTTCCAATTCCGGACAACGAAATGTTTATTATTTCTTTCCTGAATGATTTTGCATATCTGAAGAAAGGCAAAATCATCAACTCAGACCGCAATCCGGAGTTGAAAAAAATAAAGTTTACTTATACTACACTCAGCCATATCAACGGAAATACGGTCTATCTGTATGAGGGAGACAATCCCAAAAACATATTAGTTTACAAGAACGAAAAAATCACGACAATACCTATTTTTATCCATCAGAATGCTTCGGATAATTATTTTACTTTCGGATTGAATATGGCAAACGGAAACCTTTATATTTCTGATAGATATAAAAAAAAGAATCTCGAAGTCTATAATGTTTTCACCCGAAAAAAAACAGTCTGCAATATTTCTATCGAAAAAAATACAATGGTAACAAGGAAGGGAGATTTTTTTATTTTAAAAAACGGAAGAAAGATTGATATATACAGAGTTTATCATCAGTTCCATTTCAAAAAAATTGCTTCCTATACAGCTCCCGAAAACATACACCGTCTGGCCATTGATAAAAACTCCCGGATCTGGGCCTGTCTTGAAAATGGTGGTGTTTTATATTTCAAAAATCCTTTCATGGAAACAGAAGGCTTATCAAATCCTATCCGATTGATGGATGGCTACATTATCCATGATGTACTGACAGATAAAGATAACAATCTTTGGTTTTCTACCAGAAACAATGGCCTTTTCTTTATTTCGGACCTGTTTTTCAGAAATTATATTCATTTTCCTGTGAAGAACAATTCATCTCATATCACGGCTATTGCAAAAAACGGAAACAGGATCTATCTCGGTTATAATGAAGCCAAAGGCGGTATTTATCATAACGGAGTCATCACGGACCTTCATTTGGGAGAAAACTCTCAAATGGAGAACAAAGCCATTTTGTCTGATGGAAATACAATCATCTTCGGACTTTCCAGAAATCCGGTACGGTATAATACAGTAACAGGAGAAAAACAGGTCCTGAAGGAAAATGTCATTAAAAACATGGTTCCCTATACTTCGGGATCTGCACTTTTCTGTACTCTGGAAGGTCTTATTGCCTATAATCACCATAAAGGATCCTACGAAAAGCTGATGATGGGCAACCGGATTTATACTGCACTACCTTATACCCAGGACAGCATCTTTGCCGGAACATTTAAAGACCTCTATAAGCTGAATACCGCTACAAAAAAGAAAAGGCTGTTTCTGGAGGGATATTATTTTACAGACATTAAAAAGCTCAGTGATAATCTGTATGCAGGTGCAACCAATCTTAACGGAATTATTTTGTTTAATAATTCCAGAGTGATCAAAAAAATTATGGAAAGCGACGGTCTTCCGACAAGACAGATCAAAAAAATAGAAATAGAGAATGAAAAGGTTTTCTGGGCAAGTACCAATTACGGTCTCAGCAGAATTGAATTTAAAGATAAAAAATTAAAAATCAATAATTTCACCCATACAGATGGTCTTCCCTCAAATGTTGTTGCAGGATGTATTATTTCCGGAGATACCGTTTATGCAGGTACATCAAAAGGTATGGGTATTCTCTCTATTAAAAACCTTTTGAGCCAGCAGAAATCTGTTCATAAAAAAGTAATCATTAATTCTGTAAAGATCGGGAATAATCTCTTTTATGATCCTGGCCAGCCACTGGAAGGCAAGACTCCGGATAACAGCCTGACTTTTAATGTAAGTTTTCCGGATTTTGCTTCACAAGGGCAAATCAGCTACCAGTATAAAGTTGAAGGACTAAGTGAAGACTGGCAAACCGGCAGTTCCCCGAATATTACTTTCAACTCTATTCCACCAGGGGATTATACTTTTAAAGTTTTCGGATTGGGTTACAACGGGAGAAAGTCGTATGTCTCTACCGATCTTCATTTTGAAATCAAACCTGCATTCTGGCAAACGTGGTGGTTTAAACTGCTTCTTGTCTTCATTGGAGCTGCTGCATTATCTATGCTGATCACATTTTATTTTCAGAAAAAGAGAAATAAAAAACTGGAGACTTTATATTATGAAAAGAAAATTGCAGAGCTGGAACTTCAGGCCATTAAAGCACAGATTAACCCGCATTTTATTTATAACTGTCTCAATTCCATTCATTTTTTACTGTATAAAAAAGATTATTATGAAGCGGAGAACTACCTTAATACCTTTTCTGTAATGATCCGGAAAACGCTTCATTATTCCGAAAAAACCTTCATGCCCATAAAAGAAGAAGCAGAATACCTGTCTTTATACCTGAATATGGAAAAACTGCGCCTGAAAGATCTTTTTGATTATAAAATTACCGTTTCTGAAAATGTAAATGAAAGCTGGACTGTTCCTTCACTCCTCATTCAGCCTTTTGTAGAAAATGCCATAAAACACGGTATAGCGAATCTTCAGGACAGAAAAGGAAACATTGAAGTGTTGTTTCAATATACAGGAACAGCTCTCTGTGTGATTGTTGAAGACAACGGTGTGGGCATTGGAAAGAAGCTTCATTCTAATGCAAATTCTTTTGGAGTAAAATTATCTGAAAAGAGAATTGAAACATTCAGACAGCTTTTTGATACTAATATCATATTAGAAATAACCGATCTTCAGGAGAAAGAGAAAAGACCGGGAACTCAAATCACACTTTATATTACACCTTATGAAAACCAAAATACAGGCATACATCATTGA
- a CDS encoding LytR/AlgR family response regulator transcription factor: protein MKTKIQAYIIDDEQDGRDYISLLLENEFPEIENTHQAASVEEAYIYLSKNSPDILFLDVQLKDGTAFDLLSKFREVDSKIIFITAFENFAIQAIKNGAADYLLKPIKKMEFIIAVNKVLESIRKSKNTVSLQNNKISLPTLQGFKLTDISEIIRCEADSSYTTFYFTDKSKIIVSKTLHEFEEQLSKYSFFRIHHKHLINLSHLKEYIKGKGGQVVMADHSVLDVSVRKKNDFLHRIGYLD, encoded by the coding sequence ATGAAAACCAAAATACAGGCATACATCATTGATGACGAGCAGGATGGAAGAGATTATATCTCCCTGCTGCTGGAGAATGAATTTCCAGAAATAGAGAACACCCACCAGGCAGCCAGTGTAGAGGAAGCCTATATTTATCTTTCCAAAAACTCACCAGACATTCTTTTTCTGGATGTTCAGCTGAAAGACGGAACTGCATTTGATCTTCTTTCAAAGTTCAGAGAAGTTGATTCAAAGATTATTTTCATTACAGCTTTTGAAAATTTTGCGATTCAGGCCATTAAAAACGGAGCTGCCGATTACCTTTTGAAACCCATCAAAAAAATGGAGTTCATCATTGCCGTGAATAAAGTACTGGAAAGCATCAGAAAAAGTAAAAATACAGTAAGTCTTCAAAATAATAAGATCAGCCTTCCAACACTGCAGGGATTTAAACTCACAGATATCAGTGAAATTATTCGCTGTGAGGCAGATTCCAGCTATACCACATTTTATTTCACAGATAAGAGCAAGATCATTGTTTCCAAAACACTCCACGAGTTTGAAGAACAGCTTTCAAAATATAGTTTTTTCAGGATCCATCATAAACATCTGATCAATCTGTCTCATCTTAAAGAATACATCAAAGGAAAAGGCGGCCAGGTAGTGATGGCAGATCATTCTGTATTGGATGTTTCTGTCCGCAAAAAAAATGATTTCCTTCACCGGATAGGATATCTTGATTAA
- a CDS encoding T9SS type A sorting domain-containing protein codes for MIKAYIFTICIFLGGLLFKAQAPCSDFNSSTLPAGNWVHAPYPNGNVTVSSGTPNALDGSQFLKLIDDSGGSRLVNTVDFKNLGQRFPGQCLFFDFYLENDGTFNGSPPIHPAIHIMSGSKIITFVANITVTEGSGWVRVRAPIANCSGSVLPSNSEGTWTMDPSSGTTCIDFNNIINNSTAVMITPDYTSNPSEIVWYDNICVKPCADCDPNFKLETSFSSTSNTATAKVFLDSYNPPNNYSVNWGDGTPLTDHMTSHTYNTPGSYTVCVIQSDSKGLKKCSTCITFCYSRKVILKETDNTGLRSEHPDLEAISKEELQAARKRDISLVPNPAKNYVDVQTSLSKKEKAAVRIIDSSGKTVLEKSENLNSGNQNIRLNTEKLIQGTYIVELTSEGKTGSQKLIISK; via the coding sequence ATGATAAAAGCTTACATTTTTACCATCTGCATTTTTCTGGGCGGTCTGCTTTTCAAAGCACAGGCACCCTGCTCAGATTTTAATTCATCTACCTTGCCTGCCGGAAACTGGGTTCATGCTCCTTATCCTAATGGCAATGTAACCGTTTCAAGCGGCACTCCCAATGCTCTGGATGGTTCTCAGTTTCTAAAACTAATTGATGACTCCGGAGGTTCAAGACTTGTCAATACCGTAGATTTTAAAAATCTGGGGCAACGGTTTCCGGGGCAATGTTTATTTTTTGATTTCTATCTTGAAAATGATGGAACTTTTAATGGGTCTCCGCCCATACATCCAGCCATTCACATTATGTCCGGCAGCAAAATAATCACGTTTGTCGCCAATATCACCGTAACTGAAGGAAGCGGATGGGTACGGGTACGGGCTCCCATTGCCAATTGCAGCGGCTCTGTTCTGCCTTCCAATTCTGAAGGAACCTGGACAATGGATCCCAGCAGCGGTACAACCTGTATAGACTTCAACAACATCATCAATAATTCAACTGCTGTAATGATTACTCCCGATTATACATCAAATCCCTCTGAAATAGTATGGTATGACAACATCTGTGTAAAACCATGTGCTGACTGTGACCCGAATTTCAAACTTGAAACCTCATTCAGTTCTACAAGCAATACTGCAACAGCCAAGGTATTTTTAGACAGCTATAATCCTCCTAACAATTATTCTGTAAACTGGGGAGATGGAACACCGCTTACTGATCATATGACTTCACACACTTATAATACCCCCGGTTCATACACGGTATGTGTCATTCAATCTGATAGCAAAGGTTTAAAAAAATGCAGCACCTGCATTACATTTTGTTATTCAAGAAAAGTAATTTTAAAAGAAACTGACAACACAGGTCTCCGCAGTGAACATCCTGATCTGGAAGCCATTTCGAAAGAGGAGCTTCAGGCGGCCAGAAAAAGAGATATTTCTTTGGTTCCGAATCCTGCCAAAAATTATGTGGATGTACAGACATCTCTTTCAAAGAAGGAAAAAGCAGCCGTAAGAATTATTGACAGCTCAGGAAAAACAGTATTAGAAAAGTCTGAAAATCTCAATAGTGGAAACCAAAACATCAGATTGAATACTGAAAAGCTGATCCAGGGAACTTATATTGTTGAACTCACATCTGAAGGAAAAACCGGTTCACAAAAACTAATAATCTCCAAATAA
- a CDS encoding DUF2867 domain-containing protein, translated as MKIKKTEFPEKSVLSQGEKDFDYSDSFEGELTHGSRNIDISEIGKIFFTSGPKWGKKMFGFRNKAVRLLGLKTGYETESQQKRDFKCEVGERMGIFKVFDKTNNEIVIGEDDKHLDFRVSLLFDENKEHLDEKSLTISTTVKFHNWLGVLYFLPVHPFHKLIVPAMLKNMIEQLEKR; from the coding sequence ATGAAGATTAAGAAGACAGAGTTTCCTGAAAAATCAGTTTTATCCCAAGGGGAAAAAGATTTTGATTATAGTGATAGTTTTGAAGGAGAATTGACCCATGGGAGCCGGAATATTGATATTTCAGAAATCGGAAAAATATTCTTTACAAGCGGACCTAAATGGGGAAAGAAAATGTTTGGTTTCAGAAATAAAGCAGTAAGATTATTGGGGCTGAAGACCGGATATGAAACAGAAAGTCAGCAGAAAAGGGATTTTAAATGTGAAGTGGGAGAGCGCATGGGTATTTTTAAAGTGTTTGATAAAACAAATAATGAAATTGTTATTGGGGAAGATGATAAACATCTGGATTTCAGAGTTTCACTTTTATTTGATGAAAATAAAGAACATCTTGACGAAAAATCACTTACCATATCAACTACAGTAAAGTTTCATAACTGGCTGGGTGTATTATATTTTCTTCCTGTTCACCCTTTTCATAAGCTGATTGTACCTGCTATGCTGAAAAATATGATAGAACAATTAGAAAAAAGATAA